CGTACCAATGTCCGTCACCATCCACAGATGCCCCGCCGGGTCCACCATTAGGTTGTCGGGATTGCAAAAGCCCGCGCCCCCCAAAGCCGGTTCGCCTCCTGTCGCCACCATTTCCCAGGTAAACGTCAAAGCGGCGGGTTCGCCGTCTTTCTCTCGCAAGGCCATGATCCAGCCCGGCTCGTAGGAGCGCATATTGGCTGGCCCTATAAACACCCGCTCATCCGGCCCGCCATCAACTGCATTGGGACTCCCCGACGTGAAGGCAATATACAGCGTGCCATCGGCGGCAATCACTGTGTCTTCTGGCCGGGCCGTGCAAGTAGCTCCCGCCGCGCTGGCAGCATAGTGGGCATCAATCAAAATCGCGCCCTGTTTTTCCTGAGGCGTGCCGGTGTAAAGATCGCCCAAGGTCTTGAACCGCTGTTTGTACTGCTCCACTTCGGCGGTGGTCGTAACCGGCGCAAATCCCCCCTCCGGTCGCTTGGGCAAATTAATAAACCCGCCGGCGTGGACTTCTGGGGGGTCCGGATTCACCGGTGTGTCTGGGGTCAAAGGAATCCACCGGCCCGTGCCATCAGGATGAAACTTGGCCGCATAGAGCATCCCATCCGTCAACAGGCGGGAGTTGCTCTTGTCTTTAGGATTGCGCACGACCTCCCGGCTGACGAACTTGTACAGGTGTCCCCCGCGCCGGTCGCAACCGGAGTAAAACGCCAGGGGTTTGCCAGGAACCACCCGAATCCCCACCGCTTCGTGGCGAAATCGGCCCAGCCAGGTGTGTTTGGTGCCGTAGTCATTGGGGTTGGCCGGGTCGACTTCCACCACCCAACCGTACTTGTTGCCCGCCAGCCCCAGCGCGCTGCCATGCCCCGCCAAGTCCCCGTCCGCTGCAATCGTAAAAGGACGGGTTCCCGGTGCAAAGGACGTGCCATCGGGATAAACGGGTTCGGCTACCAAATCCTGAAAATTCTCCTCGCAACTCAGCACCGTGCCCCAAGGGGTCGTCCCGCCCGCACAGTTGCCAAACGTCCCGATAATCTTATCGCCCAAACCGTCGAGATAGCCCTGGCCCTGGGTTTTGGCAAAAATCAGAGTCGCTGGTCCCGTCGCCTTGAGATAGCGTCCATCTTTCCAGCCGGAAATCCCCGTAATACGACGGTCGGCGGGGCTAGGGGCTTTCACCCACCGCTGACCCTCACGCCGAATCGTCATCACCCCTATCCCCAAATCCTGCATGGCCGCCACCGCAATCTGTTCAATGGCCTGACGCAGAGGGCTGTCCCCAGGTAAGCGAGAGACATCAATCGGCCCTGATGCCATTGCCTTTTCCACTTCTGCGATGGGCAACGTCTGGCCGATTACCGGCTGGTAGGTTTCCATCCAGGTGCGGGCGCTGATGTACTCAAAATTCACCGTCAAGTAGGCTCGGTCATTGCCCGCCGAGACAAACGATACATAGTCATTGTTGTACCCAAACCGGCCATCGCCCAACGGGTCGCCCCAGGCCGCCAGCACCTCGTAGGTGTAGCCCTCCGGCAGCACCAAGTCGTCGAGCACTTCCACCTTGGCGTAGACCGTTTTCTGCTGCGCCGGCGTCAAGCCATCGGTAGGAATGGGCATCACACCTCGAACTGGCCGAAACTTCAGGGGTGATGTTGCCGCTTCCGTGCCTCGATACCCCAACGCTGCCACGCCAATCCCGCTCGCTAAAAACAGCAGAGCTTCCCGTCGGCGAATCCCCATACTACTCGTGGATACACAAAGTCGCCGCTATTGTAACGACTGGCGTCATGGTTGGGGTTATCCCCAGGTTAAGAGTGGATGATGTTCTGGCTAACGCTCGTGACACCCCGAACCACCAACGACTAGGGCCGTCGCCCGGATTGCCCCGCCTGTAACCGTTGCCAGGCCATTTGCACCCAGCGGGGCAGCGTTTCCTTTTCTTGCTCCCACTGTTGTCGCACCACCGCCGCCATGCCTCCCTCGCCCCAGCTCTGGTTCTGGCGAAAGTAGGTAATGAAACTTAGACCCGCTACCCGCGTGAGATAGGCGGCACTCACACTCTGTACGGCGGATGTAAACACATAACCCGCGACCGTGGTTTTCAACGTCCGGCTCACCAAGCTGGCAATCCCCCGCGCCACACCTAGAGCCGTCAACGTTTTGGCTAAAGACAGCGCCAGTTCGCGCCCCTGCTCTAGACTCAAGCGGCAGCCATACACCTGGCCCAACTCCACCACCATTTGCGCCTGTACCGCCGCTTGCGCCAGCAAATCCACCCCCGGCAAGGGCGTCAACCACACCACCCCGGCGCCAATCCACTGAAATCGCTCCACAATGGCTTCTGCTTGGCGTCGCCGTTGTCGCTCTAAAATTGCCTGGGCTTCGGCGCCCAACTGCCGGCACTGCAAAAGCAGGTTTTCAGCGATCAACTGCTCGCCTTCGGTTTGCAAAATTGCCGCGACCCGTTGCAAGAGGGGTTCAATATTCACGGGCGGTTGATAGGGTTCCCCCGTTTCCAAGGTCACTGGCGGAGGCGCTGCGGCAATGGGCACGACATCCTCGGGCGCCAACCAGCCCTGGAGCCGCTGGCGTAGCTGGGCGAGCAGTACCTCTTGGTCAGCAGGGAGATACAGATCGGTTTTGTTCAGCGCCAGCACCACGCGTTTTCCCAGTTGTCGCAACTGCACCAGCACGGTTATTTCTGACTGGCGCAGGTCGTTATCCGCCACCCAAATCACCAAATCCCCTTTTTGTGCCCAGGCGATGGCTTCTTGTTCCCGGCTGGCCCCGGCCACCGACCCCTCCTGCAATCCCGGCGTGTCAACTAGCTCCAGCCGGCGCGGCACGCCTTTGATACGAAAGCCATAGACCTGCACGGTTTGTGTCGTTCCCAGCGTCGGGGCGACTTCCCCAGCGATGCGTCCTAACAACGTATTGACTAACGACGTTTTACCCGTCGAAGCGGTGCCGAGCATCACCAGGCGCAGGGGCTGGCGGTTTTGTTGGGCCAGCAGTTCCTGGTACTGGGCTTCCAGATATTGACGGGTGACCTGGTCCTCAATTTGGGCCAATTGCTGAGCGATCTGCTCCAGGTGTTGTTGGACATCCCCAGGGGGTGACGGCGGGCGTTGAGGGCCTGGACGGGCCGGCCGACCCGCCAACCAGACCATCCGGCCAACAGTCAACACCAATCCCAACATCACCAGCAGCAGCAGCCCTAGCAACCCATTGGCGACGGTGGTCCCCGCAACGGTCAGAATTTGGGTGTAAAGGTTGACCAGATTTTGACTCAGACCCAACAGCAGCATCAGGGTCAACAGGAAAACGGCTCCATACCCAAACCAGCGCCAGCGTCGGAGCATACCAGAGCATGAATGATCGCCTTTTTATTATGAGCTTTGGTGGGGAAATGTCTCGATGCGCAATTGGCAAAAGGCCACTGAAAAGTTAGGATGAAAGATACGTTTGGCCGCCTGGTATCCAAAGCATGCGCTGTCTGAGCAAGTGGTGGGGCTTGGGTTTTGCGATTGGCATAGCCCTAGGGGTAACGGTTGCTCACGGTCAAACGCATCCATCGCCGCCACGGTCACCCCGTCCCTTGCCCTTGGTTCTCATGGCTGCTGGCGTAGGCATCACGCTAGGGGTGGGTCTGGGGTGGTGGTTGTCCCAACGGCGTCCGACCGTTCATGTCTCGTCTTCGCCACCGGTAACCCCTGTACCAGCGGTCCCGCCGCCGCCACCGGCCAAACCCCAGGCGCCACCGAGTCCAGCGACACCTTTGCTCAACCGAGGCCGCCAGAAGATGGAAAAGGGGGATTACGAAGCGGCCATCCAGGACTTTAACGAGGCGCTGGCGTTGGAACCCCACAACCCCGAAGCCTACTACGAACGGGGCGTGGCCTACCGGCGTTTACAGCATTACGCTCAGGCGCTGGCTGATTTGGAAAAGGCCATCACCTACAATCCACGTATGGCGGAGGCCTATTACAATCGGGGGCTGATCCGGTTCAAGGTCAAGGACTACCAGCGGGCGGTTGATGACTACACCAAGGCGATAGAACTCAACCCCGACGCCGCCGAGTTTTACCACAACCGCAGTCTTGCCCGACGGAAACTGGGGGATTACGAGGGAGCCGCCGCCGACTACAAAAAGGCGCTGGATATGAACCCGAATTACCGCTACATCCATAAGGAAGTCACGACCCACAAGCGCCAGATGGGAGCCGATGACTTTTACGAACGCGGCCTGGTGAAGATGGAAAAGGGGGACTACCGCGGGGCGCTCGAGGAACTCAATCAGGCCCTACGCATGGATACGGAGTTAGCCCCCTGCTATTTCGACCGCGCCAAGGTGCGTCTCGCCCTCGGGGATGAAGTGGGTGCGGTGGAGGACCTGCGCAAGGCCGCCGATTTGTTCTTGGAAATGGGGGATATCGAGCGCTGCGAACAGGTGACGGCGGTGTTGCAGCAACAGCGGTTTCGCAACGTTTGAACCTGGTGGCAATGCTAGAATAGGCGGGCGTGATGTCAATTCCTATCGCCGTTGTGCTGGGGACCCGCCCCGAAGCCATCAAGCTCGCGCCGGTGATCCAAACCCTGCGGGCCAATCCCCACTGGCGAGTGAGTGTCATCAACACGGGGCAACACCGAGACATGGTGGCCCAGGTGCTTGGGTGGTTTGGGGTGCAGTGGGACTATGACTTGGCCATCATGGAGCCAGGGCAGACGCTGGAACACATCACCTGTCGCACTCTGGAACGGCTGTCTCCCTTGCTTCAGACCTTGAAACCCCAGCTAGTGTTAGTACAGGGAGATACAACCACCGCTTTTGCCGCCGCCCTGAGCAGTTTTTACCAGCGCATTCCGGTTGGTCATATCGAAGCAGGGTTGCGCACGGATAATTTGTTTCACCCCTACCCGGAGGAAGCCAACCGTCGCTTGATTTCTCAACTGGCCCAGTTGCACTTTGCCCCGACGCCGTTGGCTGTGCAACACCTGCAGGAAGCGCGAGTAACTGGTGAAATCCATCACACCGGCAACACGGTGATTGATGCGCTGCACCAAGTGGCCCGCCAGAACCCCGCCTGTCCTGTGCCCGACTTGGATTGGTCCCGCTATCGGGTGATGCTGGCGACGGTGCACCGGCGGGAAAACTGGGGGGAACCCTTGAGCCGGATTGCCCAGGCGTTTTTGCGCCTGTTGGCCCAGGTGCCCGACACGGCCTTGGTGTTGCCCCTGCATCCCAATCCCCAGGTGCGGGACGGGTTACGGCCTTTACTAGAGAACCATCCCCGCGTGTTTTTGACGCCGCCGTTGGACTATCCCCAGTTGGTGGGGGCGCTGCAGCGCTGTTACCTGGTGCTGACCGATTCGGGTGGGATTCAGGAGGAGGCGCCGGCCCTGGGCAAACCAGTGCTGGTGCTGCGAGAAACCACCGAACGCCCAGAGGCTATCCTGGCTGGAACGGCTGTGTTGGTCGGGACTGACACAGACACGATTGTCGCCAAGGCAATGGAACTCCTCAGCGATGAAACAGCCTACCAGCGCATGGCCCAGGCGGTGAATCCCTTTGGAGATGGGCGGGCGGCCCAACGGATTGACCGGATTCTGATGGCGTATTTTGGGGTCCATGGCCAAGACCCGTAGCCGGTACGTCTGTCGCGAGTGCGGCGCGGAATATGCCCAGTACTTCGGCCAGTGTCGCCAGTGCGGGGCCTGGAACAGCTTGGATGAAGTGGTCATTGCGCCCAAGGGACCGTCTGCCCATCCCACTACGGCACCCCGGCAAGCGCTTCCCCTGCCTGCGGTTGCGGATGAAAACTGGCAACGCTGGTCCACCGGTTCCCCTGAATTTGACCGCGTGCTGGGGGGTGGGATCGTCCCCGGTTCCCTGGTGCTGGTAGCCGGCGATGCGGGCATTGGCAAATCCACGCTGCTCCTGCAAACGCTGGGCAAGCTAGCGCTGGACTTGCCGGTGCTCTACGTCTGCGCGGAGGAATCGGCGCAACAGGTGAAATTGCGGGCGAAACGCCTGTTTACGACGGACGACCTGGCGCAGCTTTACGTTTTGGCGGAAACGGATTTGGAGACTATCCTGCAGGAGCTGGACCGTATGCGCCCCCGCGTGGCGGTGATTGACAGCATCCAAGCCCTGATGTACGCCGCGTTGACGTCCGCGCCCGGTTCGGTCTCCCAGGTACGGGAATGTACCGCCGCCTTGATGCGCCTGGCCAAGCAACACCACATCGCCCTTTTCATCGTCGGCCATATTACGAAAGAAGGAGCCATCGCCGGACCTAAAGTCCTAGAGCATCTGGTGGATACGGTGGTGTATTTCGAGGGGGATGCCTTTGCCCACCACCGGTTGTTACGCGCTGGCAAAAATCGCTTTGGCCCCAGTTACGAACTGGGCATTTTCGAGATGACCGCGCAGGGGTTGCAGGACGTTCCCAACCCGTCGGTTTTGTTCCTCAACCACCGCGAAGCGCCCGCCCCCGGTGTGGCCACCATCGTCGCCTGTGAAGCCAGTCGGCCTCTGGTCGTGGAAATGCAAGCGCTCGTGACGCCCACCAGTTACGGTACCCCTCGCCGCAGCGCCACGGGTGTGGACTACAACCGGTTAGTGCAGATCCTGGCAGTCGTGGAAAAACAGTTGGGCCTTCCCCTGGCCAAATTCGATGTCTATGTGGCGTCAGCAGGAGGCTTGGGGGTCTCGGAACCAGCGGCGGACCTCGGCATTGCCCTGGCCGTCATTGCCAGTTTTCGCAATTGCCTCATCCAACCCCACACCGTGCTAATTGGGGAGCTGGGTTTGAGCGGGCAAATTCGCCCCGTCCAACAGCTCGAAACCCGTCTCAAGGAGGCTGTGAAACTGGGCTTTCACCGCGCCATTACTCCCCCGCTCGAGGTCGAACCTGTGCCCGGGTTGCAGGTCGTTCCGGTGCCCCGGTTGTTGCCCGCCGTCTTAGCTGCCTTGCCCCCCGATTCCACTGCGCTTTAGGGTTCTTCCTGCACATCCCACGCGATAGCAGCCAGCGCCTCCGGCAGGTCCGTTTCTCCCGCATCGGCCACGACCCGCTGGAGCGAAGCCTGGTTAAACGCGCGGAACGTGAGCTGGGGATGCTGCTGCACCACCGCCTCCAACTCGTCAAAGATGGTGCTTTTGCCTTGCAATCCGGTGACCACGCACCAGACCCGCGCCCGCGTCAGGGCGACAAAGGCCTCGTTGCGCTTGTGGAGTTCGGATTCGTCTCGCCAGAACGGTTGAGTGGCCCAGTGGAAGCGACAGGCGTAGACCTTCCAGGCCTCGTTACCCTTGGCGCGATGGATCCCCGCCAGCGTCACATGCTCCGGCACCCGAAAGGTATCAGGGTCCGTATCGCAACCCGCAATGATGCTTCGGATGCCTAATTTTTGTAAGCGGGCTTGCAGTTGCCGGAAATAAGCGGTTTCATCACTTCCGCGCGGGCAGGTCACCAGCAGGTCCCAGGGTTGAAATCCCTGCTGCAAATCCTGGGCAATTTGCGCCGCTAGCCACTCCTGTTCGGCCCCTTCGTTGGGAAAGGTCTGGATACGCAACAGTGGCCCGAGGGCATCCTGGTGGGGAAAATCGTCCGCATCAATCGGGTGGGGGCTATGGTCCGCATCACGGGTGATGGTGACGGTATGCCCAGCCTTGACACTGGCTTCAGAAAAATCCCCTTCCAATATCTGGTAACCGAGAGCCTCCCAGTCGGCTTTAGTAGTCACCCCTTGCAGCGGTCCTTCTGGGCGCAACAGTCCCATATTCACCGCGTGGGCCGCCATCAGCAGCAACCGTGGCGTGCGGTAACAGCGGTTGAGATTGTGGGATTTCAAAATCCCGCCTGGATAATTGCCCCGCAAGTCCACCACCAACCGACCGTCGGGATGCCGCCCGAAAATGTCCTCTGCGCGGGGAATCGTCAACGACCCAATCCCTTGCGCCTCGTCGTAGGCCCAGTACAACCGGCGGGGTTCGGCCAGGGTCTGATAAGCCAAGCGGTAAAACGCAGGCGGTAAATCCTGGCCTTCATCAATCAACAGGGCATCGAAGAGCACCGGGAAGTCCGTCGCTTGCTTTTCCAAATCCTCACAGACGTAGGCAAACGCCTCTGCTGGGGAACAGCTACGTCGCAAACGGTGATGCACATCCTCAACAGTTAGGGGTTTG
The nucleotide sequence above comes from Gloeomargarita sp. SKYB120. Encoded proteins:
- a CDS encoding GTP-binding protein; translated protein: MLRRWRWFGYGAVFLLTLMLLLGLSQNLVNLYTQILTVAGTTVANGLLGLLLLVMLGLVLTVGRMVWLAGRPARPGPQRPPSPPGDVQQHLEQIAQQLAQIEDQVTRQYLEAQYQELLAQQNRQPLRLVMLGTASTGKTSLVNTLLGRIAGEVAPTLGTTQTVQVYGFRIKGVPRRLELVDTPGLQEGSVAGASREQEAIAWAQKGDLVIWVADNDLRQSEITVLVQLRQLGKRVVLALNKTDLYLPADQEVLLAQLRQRLQGWLAPEDVVPIAAAPPPVTLETGEPYQPPVNIEPLLQRVAAILQTEGEQLIAENLLLQCRQLGAEAQAILERQRRRQAEAIVERFQWIGAGVVWLTPLPGVDLLAQAAVQAQMVVELGQVYGCRLSLEQGRELALSLAKTLTALGVARGIASLVSRTLKTTVAGYVFTSAVQSVSAAYLTRVAGLSFITYFRQNQSWGEGGMAAVVRQQWEQEKETLPRWVQMAWQRLQAGQSGRRP
- a CDS encoding tetratricopeptide repeat protein, with translation MRCLSKWWGLGFAIGIALGVTVAHGQTHPSPPRSPRPLPLVLMAAGVGITLGVGLGWWLSQRRPTVHVSSSPPVTPVPAVPPPPPAKPQAPPSPATPLLNRGRQKMEKGDYEAAIQDFNEALALEPHNPEAYYERGVAYRRLQHYAQALADLEKAITYNPRMAEAYYNRGLIRFKVKDYQRAVDDYTKAIELNPDAAEFYHNRSLARRKLGDYEGAAADYKKALDMNPNYRYIHKEVTTHKRQMGADDFYERGLVKMEKGDYRGALEELNQALRMDTELAPCYFDRAKVRLALGDEVGAVEDLRKAADLFLEMGDIERCEQVTAVLQQQRFRNV
- the radA gene encoding DNA repair protein RadA; the encoded protein is MAKTRSRYVCRECGAEYAQYFGQCRQCGAWNSLDEVVIAPKGPSAHPTTAPRQALPLPAVADENWQRWSTGSPEFDRVLGGGIVPGSLVLVAGDAGIGKSTLLLQTLGKLALDLPVLYVCAEESAQQVKLRAKRLFTTDDLAQLYVLAETDLETILQELDRMRPRVAVIDSIQALMYAALTSAPGSVSQVRECTAALMRLAKQHHIALFIVGHITKEGAIAGPKVLEHLVDTVVYFEGDAFAHHRLLRAGKNRFGPSYELGIFEMTAQGLQDVPNPSVLFLNHREAPAPGVATIVACEASRPLVVEMQALVTPTSYGTPRRSATGVDYNRLVQILAVVEKQLGLPLAKFDVYVASAGGLGVSEPAADLGIALAVIASFRNCLIQPHTVLIGELGLSGQIRPVQQLETRLKEAVKLGFHRAITPPLEVEPVPGLQVVPVPRLLPAVLAALPPDSTAL
- the wecB gene encoding UDP-N-acetylglucosamine 2-epimerase (non-hydrolyzing) — protein: MSIPIAVVLGTRPEAIKLAPVIQTLRANPHWRVSVINTGQHRDMVAQVLGWFGVQWDYDLAIMEPGQTLEHITCRTLERLSPLLQTLKPQLVLVQGDTTTAFAAALSSFYQRIPVGHIEAGLRTDNLFHPYPEEANRRLISQLAQLHFAPTPLAVQHLQEARVTGEIHHTGNTVIDALHQVARQNPACPVPDLDWSRYRVMLATVHRRENWGEPLSRIAQAFLRLLAQVPDTALVLPLHPNPQVRDGLRPLLENHPRVFLTPPLDYPQLVGALQRCYLVLTDSGGIQEEAPALGKPVLVLRETTERPEAILAGTAVLVGTDTDTIVAKAMELLSDETAYQRMAQAVNPFGDGRAAQRIDRILMAYFGVHGQDP
- a CDS encoding DUF839 domain-containing protein, with protein sequence MGIRRREALLFLASGIGVAALGYRGTEAATSPLKFRPVRGVMPIPTDGLTPAQQKTVYAKVEVLDDLVLPEGYTYEVLAAWGDPLGDGRFGYNNDYVSFVSAGNDRAYLTVNFEYISARTWMETYQPVIGQTLPIAEVEKAMASGPIDVSRLPGDSPLRQAIEQIAVAAMQDLGIGVMTIRREGQRWVKAPSPADRRITGISGWKDGRYLKATGPATLIFAKTQGQGYLDGLGDKIIGTFGNCAGGTTPWGTVLSCEENFQDLVAEPVYPDGTSFAPGTRPFTIAADGDLAGHGSALGLAGNKYGWVVEVDPANPNDYGTKHTWLGRFRHEAVGIRVVPGKPLAFYSGCDRRGGHLYKFVSREVVRNPKDKSNSRLLTDGMLYAAKFHPDGTGRWIPLTPDTPVNPDPPEVHAGGFINLPKRPEGGFAPVTTTAEVEQYKQRFKTLGDLYTGTPQEKQGAILIDAHYAASAAGATCTARPEDTVIAADGTLYIAFTSGSPNAVDGGPDERVFIGPANMRSYEPGWIMALREKDGEPAALTFTWEMVATGGEPALGGAGFCNPDNLMVDPAGHLWMVTDIGTSRLNSPAHIPGSGRYGNNSMWFIPTHGPQAGQAFLFGIGPMECELTGPCLSDDGRTLFLAVQHPGERFGIRKDGAKRVLQVRMQDTEGDRFIQERVVPQGSNWPSKTPNAPPKPAVVAIRRLDGQPLV